The Micromonospora sp. NBC_00421 genome contains a region encoding:
- a CDS encoding D-alanine--D-alanine ligase family protein → MAATPVEHSLVTDSAAADPRVLVLAGGLSYERDVSLRSGRRVLDALRSAGVEAELRDADVALLPALAADPPDAVVIALHGATGEDGSLRGVLDLCDVPYVGCDARAARLAWDKPSAKAVLRENGIPTPDWVALPHDRFSELGAVAVLDRIVQRLGLPLMVKPTQGGSGLGAAVVKDAAALPAAMVGCFAYDSTALVEQYVAGMDVAVSVVDLGDGPQALPPVEIVPRNGVYDYAARYTAGRTTWHAPARLDPTVAGTVAEVALAAHAALGLRDLSRVDLIVDGDGRPHVLEVNVSPGMTETSLLPLAIQAAGLDFGQVLGTLVRRAAARRS, encoded by the coding sequence ATGGCTGCCACTCCCGTCGAGCACTCCCTCGTGACCGATTCCGCCGCTGCCGATCCGCGCGTGCTGGTGCTCGCGGGTGGCCTGTCGTACGAGCGGGACGTCTCGCTACGGTCCGGCCGGCGGGTGCTCGACGCGCTGCGCAGCGCCGGGGTCGAGGCCGAGCTGCGGGACGCCGACGTGGCGCTGCTGCCCGCGCTGGCCGCCGACCCGCCGGACGCCGTGGTGATCGCCCTGCACGGCGCCACCGGCGAGGACGGCTCGCTGCGCGGGGTGCTCGACCTCTGCGACGTCCCCTACGTCGGCTGCGACGCGCGGGCCGCCCGGCTCGCCTGGGACAAGCCGTCGGCCAAGGCCGTGCTGCGGGAGAACGGCATCCCCACCCCCGACTGGGTGGCCCTGCCGCACGACCGCTTCTCCGAGCTGGGTGCGGTGGCGGTGCTCGACCGGATCGTGCAGCGGTTGGGGCTGCCGTTGATGGTCAAGCCGACGCAGGGCGGCTCGGGCCTGGGTGCCGCCGTGGTCAAGGACGCCGCAGCACTCCCGGCCGCGATGGTCGGTTGCTTCGCGTACGACTCGACGGCGCTGGTCGAGCAGTACGTGGCCGGCATGGACGTGGCGGTCTCCGTGGTCGACCTGGGCGACGGGCCGCAGGCGCTGCCGCCGGTCGAGATCGTGCCCCGCAACGGCGTGTACGACTACGCGGCCCGCTACACCGCCGGCCGGACCACGTGGCACGCACCGGCCCGCCTCGATCCGACAGTGGCCGGTACGGTGGCCGAGGTGGCACTGGCCGCGCACGCCGCACTCGGACTGCGTGACCTCTCCCGCGTCGACCTGATCGTCGACGGCGACGGTCGGCCCCACGTGCTGGAGGTCAACGTGTCGCCCGGCATGACGGAGACGTCGCTGCTGCCGTTGGCGATCCAGGCGGCCGGGCTGGACTTCGGTCAGGTCCTCGGCACACTGGTCCGCCGCGCCGCAGCCCGCCGCTCCTGA